The proteins below come from a single Drosophila busckii strain San Diego stock center, stock number 13000-0081.31 chromosome X, ASM1175060v1, whole genome shotgun sequence genomic window:
- the LOC108606671 gene encoding protein FAM98A, with translation MEMDLDIIDSLEALGYKGVQHEKLTQSLDDGIGSEELREVIFWLATELHLLRKTDEHVALSSKDHKDFATELSLLLTELGCPYLQFVAAPMSERFHTRESLLQLLEYLTSELMATRMSLELQSKLAEPPSKKFKTESHLQQAVEQLTSGLQLGELPKNMNSKLFLERLMPRLEQRLKQTNAAVPSEPLLKSKKPLTDGQWRELDAMQKDLDGEYNLRREMMVTRLEATVQSFQWSDGMKQRQNEIAERLKRKFQELEQLKNGDDDANIVALLAARVASSANVRKNTASIIEKHIISDVPDRGGRANEHAPPQPEMPAWQQQPAGGPAGGGRGGNFGGNFRGGFRGRGGGGGRGGHHQAQNQRPPNYQEQQQCEPDQQWLQSSGRLQGNGWNLQGGGRGGRRGGRGRGDNQRAGFR, from the coding sequence ATGGAAATGGATTTGGATATTATTGACTCACTGGAAGCCCTTGGCTACAAGGGAGTGCAGCACGAGAAGTTAACCCAATCACTAGATGATGGCATTGGCAGCGAAGAGCTACGTGAAGTCATTTTCTGGCTTGCCACTGAACTACATTTGTTGCGAAAAACCGATGAGCATGTGGCGTTGAGCAGCAAGGACCACAAGGATTTTGCAACTGAACTTTCGCTGCTGCTAACTGAGCTGGGATGCCCCTATCTGCAGTTTGTGGCTGCGCCTATGTCGGAGCGCTTTCATACACGCGAGTCATTGTTGCAACTCTTGGAGTATCTGACATCGGAGCTAATGGCAACAAGGATGTCGCTCGAACTGCAATCCAAGCTGGCGGAGCCACCCAGCAAGAAATTCAAGACCGAATCTCATTTGCAGCAAGCTGTGGAGCAGCTGACCAGTGGCTTGCAGCTGGGTGAGTTGCCCAAAAACATGAACAGCAAACTTTTCCTTGAGCGCTTGATGCCACGACTGGAGCAGCGCCTAAAGCAAACCAATGCAGCAGTGCCCAGCGAGCCGCTGCTTAAGTCCAAAAAGCCACTGACTGATGGTCAATGGCGTGAGCTGGATGCGATGCAGAAGGACCTGGACGGTGAATACAATCTAAGGCGTGAAATGATGGTGACGCGTCTGGAGGCAACCGTGCAAAGTTTCCAGTGGTCCGATGGCATGAAGCAGCGTCAAAATGAGATTGCCGAGCGTTTAAAGCGCAAGTTccaggagctggagcagctaaAGAATGGCGACGACGATGCCAACATTGTGGCACTGCTAGCTGCACGCGTAGCCAGCTCGGCGAATGTGCGCAAGAATACAGCGTCGATAATAGAGAAACATATAATAAGCGATGTGCCGGATCGTGGCGGACGCGCCAATGAGCATGCGCCTCCGCAACCTGAGATGCCGGCCTGGCAACAACAGCCTGCTGGCGGACCAGCTGGTGGCGGGCGTGGTGGTAACTTCGGTGGCAACTTCCGCGGCGGCTTTCGTGGTCGCGGTGGAGGCGGCGGACGCGGCGGCCATCATCAGGCGCAAAACCAAAGGCCGCCGAATTaccaagagcaacagcagtgcGAGCCTGATCAGCAGTGGTTACAAAGCAGCGGACGACTGCAGGGCAATGGCTGGAATCTTCAAGGCGGCGGACGCGGCGGTAGACGAGGCGGACGCGGACGTGGCGACAATCAGCGTGCTGGCTTTCGttaa